One window of the Tetragenococcus koreensis genome contains the following:
- a CDS encoding sensor histidine kinase: MYASLYLSFRSLYLYLLYLTAIVVLAPILEQEWLLAFVAFLGSALFSFTIINWKQADAKSETYKDQYESIYSLYRSSKRQVGDLEKVTRQEERNQIAREIHDSVGHRLTALTMQLEAARLQAKDSESQKTFAQLKTLAQDSLADTRSAVKTFKTEDTAGIQAVIQLIRKLESESQLRVAITMKTGVLGIVLSNKQSVTLYRSIQEALTNMMRHSLSRQAAIEFQIIAQRDLRFQVTHPLKEKVTITEGFGLTNMRERLSEIGGRLTVSQSGEELHLIGQFPLEVKNDD; the protein is encoded by the coding sequence GTGTATGCAAGTCTATATCTATCTTTCCGATCATTGTACCTTTATTTGTTGTACCTAACAGCTATCGTAGTTTTGGCACCTATACTTGAGCAAGAATGGTTACTGGCTTTTGTCGCGTTCCTAGGTTCAGCCCTTTTTTCTTTTACTATTATAAATTGGAAACAAGCGGATGCTAAAAGCGAAACGTATAAAGATCAATACGAGTCAATTTATAGCTTATATCGTTCTTCAAAGAGACAGGTGGGAGACTTGGAAAAGGTAACTAGACAAGAAGAAAGAAATCAAATCGCCAGAGAAATTCACGATTCAGTAGGTCATCGTTTGACCGCTTTGACGATGCAACTTGAAGCAGCGAGATTGCAGGCAAAGGACAGTGAAAGCCAAAAAACGTTTGCGCAATTAAAAACACTTGCACAAGATAGTTTAGCAGACACACGAAGTGCAGTAAAAACGTTTAAGACAGAAGACACTGCTGGCATTCAAGCGGTTATTCAATTGATACGGAAATTAGAATCTGAGAGTCAACTTCGAGTCGCCATCACAATGAAAACAGGTGTTTTGGGAATCGTGTTATCCAACAAACAATCAGTTACATTGTACCGTTCGATTCAAGAAGCACTGACCAATATGATGCGGCATAGTTTGAGTCGTCAAGCAGCTATAGAATTTCAAATTATTGCTCAAAGAGATTTACGCTTCCAGGTCACCCATCCTTTGAAAGAAAAAGTAACGATTACAGAAGGATTTGGATTGACGAATATGCGTGAACGTTTATCTGAAATTGGTGGAAGATTGACGGTAAGTCAGTCAGGAGAAGAACTTCATTTAATCGGTCAATTTCCCTTGGAGGTGAAAAACGATGACTAA